In Numida meleagris isolate 19003 breed g44 Domestic line chromosome 23, NumMel1.0, whole genome shotgun sequence, the following proteins share a genomic window:
- the TMEM45B gene encoding transmembrane protein 45B, with the protein MANFKGHALPGSFFLVFGLWWSVKYPLRYLSQKASKKSQKNYCFQRVDAIEGGVKITFALIGMLAEQFVPDGPHLYLYSGEKRDWVKLMNWQHTTMYLFYGLSGVVDVCTYLCPMVPRGLDRLMLSVAVFVEGCLFYYHILHRPMLDQHIHSLLLIAIFSGACSTMMEVFLRDNIVLEMFRAGVTIVQGTWFWQVGVVLFQPWGGPMWDESDHNNIMFLTMCFFWHWAAAVVILAVNYSIAYSCMQRCRRGSGEPYISLGVRKQKDDTSSQAAFLNGSDEE; encoded by the exons ATGGCAAACTTCAAGGGCCACGCACTTCCAGGCAGTTTCTTCCTGGTCTTTGGGCTCTGGTGGTCTGTGAAATACCCACTGAGGTACCTCAGccagaaagcaagcaagaagtCCCAAAAGAATTACTGCTTCCAGCGAGTGGATGCCATTGAAGGAGGAGTTAAAATCACCTTTGCTCTAATAG GGATGCTGGCAGAACAGTTCGTCCCCGATGGGCCCCACTTGTACCTCTACAGCGGGGAGAAACGGGACTGGGTGAAGCTGATGAACTGGCAGCACACCACCATGTACCTCTTCTACGGCCTCTCTGGGGTGGTGGATGTCTGCACCTACCTCTGCCCCATGGTGCCACGGGGTCTGGACCGCCTGATGCTATCCGTGGCCGTGTTCGTTGAAG GTTGTCTCTTTTATTACCACATCCTCCACCGCCCCATGCTGGATCAGCACATCCACTCCCTGCTGCTCATCGCCATCTTTTCGGGGGCCTGCAGCACCATGATGGAGGTCTTCCTCCGGGACAACATCGTGCTGGAGATGTTCAGAGCCGGCGTCACCATCGTCCAGGGCACGTGGTTCTGGCAG GTCGGGGTCGTGCTGTTCCAGCCATGGGGAGGTCCGATGTGGGATGAGAGCGACCACAACAACATCATGTTCCTCACCATGTGCTTCTTCTGGCACTGGGCAGCTGCGGTGGTCATCCTGGCTGTGAACTACAGCATTGCTTATAG CTGCATGCAGCGGTGCAGGAGAGGCAGCGGAGAGCCCTACATCAGCCTCGGGGTGCGGAAGCAGAAGGATGACACGAGCTCCCAGGCTGCATTCCTGAACGGGTCGGATGAAGAGTGA